GGCTTCTTCGGCCTGCGTGCGCACCGGTTCGGCCGCTTTCTGCGTCTGCCCGACGGCGCCTTCCGGCATGCCGGGGCCGCTCGCCTGCGCGTTCGGATTGCTGGTGCCGGGCGAACCCGTCGCCGCCGTGCCTTCCGGCGCGGGCGGATTGACAGGCACGCCGGTGGCCGTGCCCGTCGCGTTGCCCGGCGCGGGCGCGCCCGGCGTCACCTGCGCGAGCGGCGGCAGCGGCATCGGCAGGCCGTCGGCGCCCGGCTGCTCGGCGACGGCCTCGCTGCCGGCGGGCGCGCCATAGCCCGGCGCGCCGCGGCCGCGCTGCGACATCTCGAGATTCGTCACCTGCCGTTCGAGCGACTGAATCTGACGCTGCTGCTCATCGACGACGCGCATCAGCATGTTGAGCCGGTCCTCGAGCGACTGGCTGCCGATGGACTGGGCGGACACCCCCTGCGATAGCGCGAACAGCATCGCTGCAGCAGGTATCGCCGCGAGCCTCATCCGCGGCTTCCTGCCTGTTGTATCGGTCATCATTGTTCTTCCCCCGGTGAAACTGGCAGCGCGTGGCTGGTTCTTATGCTTTGCGCTGCCGCTTGCAGTACGACTTCTCCTCCTGGTGACTCGGGTGACGGGTGGCGGCCCGCCTTATCTCCTTGCATTCACCGCGTTTTGCAGGGCTTGTAGTACGCCGGCCTGGCGCAGCATCGAGGACGACATCGGCGTCGTCTGCAACGAGAGCTGCAACTGGTTGGCGACTTGCTGGTTATTGCCTGCAATCTGCAGCAGTTGTGCAATCGCGCCGGCCTGTTGCGCGTTGCCCGGTGCAATGGTCTGGGTAGCGATGCCGGCGGGCGTCTGCAGCGCGACGGTCACGCCGCCGTTGCCGAACGCGATGCCCGCCCTGACGCTGCCCGCCGTATTCGTTGCCGCTGCGCTCTGCGCATTCGTGCCGACTGCCAGCAGTTGCGGATTGTTGTTGAAGTCGATCGTCGCCGTGTTGAAGCCGGCGTTGCGATCGCCCGCCACCTGCGTGACCTGCGATACGCCGTTGACCGCGATGTGCTGGCCGCCGCCCGTCCGCGCGTTCGGGTCTGCGCCCGGATTGCCGCGGCCGTCGGTGACGCGTGCGAGCGTGCTGACGTTGGCCGTCAGCGCGTTCGCGGCATCGCGTGCAACGGAGAGACTGCCTTGCGCGAGCGCATTCGCGCCGTTAGGCAACTGCCATTGCGACAGTACGTTCAATACGAAACCGGAGATCATCTGTCCGCCCGCGCCTTTTCCGGTCTGCTGGGCGAGCACATCGTCCCCGACGCTTTGCCACTGGATCGCCGCCGGCGCCACGTCGCGGAACGTCGAGACGTCCTGCGCGTTGGCGCCCGTGGCGAGGCCGCACGTCGTGACGATCAACGTCGCGAGATACGTGCGGCCGGGCTGGGAGAGGGAGTGCTTCATGGGTGGTCAGAACAGGTCTGCCTTGATCAAGCCGTATTCGACAAAAGGCGTCGCGGCCGTGCCGTTGGCGAGCGCGCGCTCGCGCAGCCGCAAGGCCAGCGACTCGTTGTCCTGCAACAGCGGGGAATCCTCCCTGAACGGTTTCCCGACGACTGCGAACACGAGCCCATTCCATGTCTTCGCGAAATCCTCCTCGAGCAGGATCCGGTTGCCGAGTGCGGGGTCCGCGATGAAGATGCGACCGTCCTGCGCGTGCTTGACGATCACGAAATGCTCATAGCCGTCGAGGTTCATCAGAACCATGACGGGAATCTGGAGGTGATACAGCGCGTCCGTGTTCACCCGGAATCCGCGGCCCCGCAGCCCGATCGTCTCGACGAACTTCTTCATGTCGAGCATCGAGAAGCCGTTCTTGACGACCACTTCCGGCGTTGAGAAAACCATCATCCGGCGGATCAGATCCGTCTCGGGGATGTCGATCCCGTAGCCGAACTTGAGAAGGGTCGCAAGCGCCGCCGCACCGCAGCTGTAGTCGAACTGCTGGCTGACGATATGGCGGTAACGCAGGTCCCTCATCGAGTGCACCGTTTTCGTAAGCGGAATACCTGCGAGGGTAGACGTGTCGACGGTCGCCTGTGCGTGCACTTGCGCACACAATCCGCAAGTTGCAAGCACAGCAACGGATGCGGCGCGTCGGAACGCGGGGAACGGGTCAAACCCGGACATGCTGGTCTCCTGCCAGGATTGCGCCGGCGGCCGTGTCGACCGTCGGCGCATCCCGTATGGCTGCTTGTGTGACTGCCTTTTTGATTACGGCTTCGCTTAGCGGCTCGTGTTCATCGAGGCGATGGCGAGGCCGTTGTGCTGCACGTTGCCCGCGCCGCCCGCGATGTTCACGCCGATGTTGCCCGTCGCGTGGCTGAGCGCGCCCGCACCGAGCGACGCCGTGCCTTCGAACGAGCCGCGGAAGTCGACGCCCGCCGTTTGCGACGAGTCATCCGTTGCCACCATCGCCGCGCTGCCATGGTTGCGCGAGACCGTCGACGTCGAGGCAGCCATGCTGTTGTTCTGCACGTTGCTGATGCCCGACGCGACGTTCACGCCGACGTTGCCCGATGCGTACTGCAGCGAGCCGTCGCCAACCGACGCGTTCACGTTGAAGTTGTTGATGTTGGCCTTGCCGCCCGAGCTTTGCGTGTTGAAGACCTGAGCGTTGCCGAACACGTTGCCGGCATCGACGGAAGCGAGCGCTGCGTCGTTGCTTTGGGCGTTGTTCACGCCTTCCGCGATGTTGACGCCGATGTTGCCGCTCACGTTCGTCGCCGCGTTGGCGCCCGTCGTTGCCGTCAGGGTGCCCGCCTTCTGCGTGTTGATGTGCTGGGTGACCGAGCCGTACACCTCGACATCCGTCTTCGACACCGACGAGCTGAAGCCCCATTGCGCGGACGCGCTGTCATGCGTCTTCGACTTCTCGACGTCGTAGCCGCTCGACTGCTCGCCATAGGCCACGTAGCCGGAGCCCTGCCTGGCCTGATAGCCCCACACCTTGCCCTGGCCCGACGCTTCGACGGCGCCGAAGCCGCCCGAGACATGCTCGCTGTTGGCATAGCTCGACTCCTTGTAGCCCGCCGACAGGCCGCCTTGCACGCTGGCATGACCCGACGCGGTGCCTGTCCACGGGTTGTAGTGCGAGCTCGCCTCGTAGCTGCCGCCCGCATGGCCGCCTGCCGAGATGTGTCCGCCGGAGTTCTGGCTTTCATGGCTGAAGCCGCCTTCGATGGCTGCAGCCTGCGCGCTGAACTCGAAGCCGCCGCCCTTGACCGAGCTGCTCTGCTCGCCGTACTTGTAGCCCGCCGAAGCCTGATAGCCCTGCGCGCCATACGATTCGGACGAGTGCGAGGTCGACAGCGAAGCCCATGCGCTGCCGCCGCCGTTGATCGACTTGTAGCTGTTGTCGATCCGCGTCGTCACGGAGCCGGACGTGTACGACTGCGCGTTCGGGCTGATTGAGGCGTTCGCGTAGGCGCGCTGCGTGTTGTTGACGACGGCGCCTGCCGTGCTGGAGACGCCGACGCAGCCGAACAGCGTGACGAACCCTTCGATGCCGACGGCTTCACCGACCAGCGTCGCATTGAAGATGAACGGGTTCTTCAGCGGGCTTGCGAAGACGCTCGACGACGCGGCTGCAAGGACAGCTGCTGCAATAAGAGTGCGCTTCATGGTTTCGCTCCGATACTAGTTGTGGTCAGTTAGAAAAGAGTGCCCGCCGGGGGACGGAGCACAAAACTGTTCGCCGTGGCATTACCGGCTCCGGCTGTCTGGTTGATCTGCACGATTCCGGTGACGTTCCTGAAGGCGTCGCCGGAAATGCTGGCCTCGCGAACGCCCTGAACCGCGACCGCTCGACCCTGACCGCCGTTGTTCGCGGCCGTCGCGGATAGCACCCCATCCGAGACGGTCTCGACCCCTGGCGCCGCAGTGCCGAGCTGCACACTGTTGCGCTGGAGATTCGCTACGCCCGCAGACTGGTTCACCATCACCGCTCCGGACGAATTCGAGAATGCGTTGCCTTCGATCGACGCGCGCGCGCTCGGCACCCGCGCCCGCGCGGTGGCGCTCTGGACGCTCGCGTTGTCGTTCGCGGCGGCGTCGCCGTTGGTGATCGTCAGCTGGTTGATCTGCGCGTTGTTCAGGCCCGCCGCCTGGTTCACCGTGATCGCGCCCGTCACGCTGACGGCGGCGCCTGTGGCGATGCTCGCGTCGCCGCTCACTTCACCCGTTATGCGCTGCGCGAAAGCCGGTTGCGCGGCGGCGAGTGCGAGTGCCATGAGCGGCAGGATCGGATGAAGTCGCGTGTTCATTTGCCGAGTCCTCCGAGCGCGCCGCCGAGCGCCGTCGACAGCGGGGCGAGCGCACCCGTGACCGACGACGAGATCGTTCCG
This genomic interval from Paraburkholderia sabiae contains the following:
- a CDS encoding C39 family peptidase; the protein is MSGFDPFPAFRRAASVAVLATCGLCAQVHAQATVDTSTLAGIPLTKTVHSMRDLRYRHIVSQQFDYSCGAAALATLLKFGYGIDIPETDLIRRMMVFSTPEVVVKNGFSMLDMKKFVETIGLRGRGFRVNTDALYHLQIPVMVLMNLDGYEHFVIVKHAQDGRIFIADPALGNRILLEEDFAKTWNGLVFAVVGKPFREDSPLLQDNESLALRLRERALANGTAATPFVEYGLIKADLF
- a CDS encoding peptidase C39, whose translation is MKHSLSQPGRTYLATLIVTTCGLATGANAQDVSTFRDVAPAAIQWQSVGDDVLAQQTGKGAGGQMISGFVLNVLSQWQLPNGANALAQGSLSVARDAANALTANVSTLARVTDGRGNPGADPNARTGGGQHIAVNGVSQVTQVAGDRNAGFNTATIDFNNNPQLLAVGTNAQSAAATNTAGSVRAGIAFGNGGVTVALQTPAGIATQTIAPGNAQQAGAIAQLLQIAGNNQQVANQLQLSLQTTPMSSSMLRQAGVLQALQNAVNARR